The Methylomonas montana genome has a window encoding:
- a CDS encoding toprim domain-containing protein, translating to MSFQTIEDACLNVIAQMEAVSLTGLTSADLLADGQLHRFRPGWEPKPSKKRAWYVLFQFRTDAGAELISGSFGWFKGAESYAYTVELGHGHSLLPAEKQRIEQSQAESRRTARLLRQEEAQAAADKALSIWNACGVNGHSAYLQRKKIAGLGCRYSRGSVVIPVRSFDGKLHGLQFIDAEGNKRFLTGTVKKGHFCPLASVNDPDGYMGITEGYATGCTAHMATGWPVFVAFDAGNLEHVAEAVRLRYPHSKIVLFADDDFDHPDNPGRVKAEAAARAVGGVAVLPPHQGEVA from the coding sequence ATGTCATTTCAAACCATCGAAGACGCTTGCCTAAACGTCATTGCGCAGATGGAAGCGGTTAGCCTGACCGGGTTAACGTCTGCCGATTTGCTGGCCGATGGTCAGCTCCATCGGTTCCGGCCCGGCTGGGAACCCAAGCCCAGCAAAAAGCGCGCATGGTACGTGCTGTTTCAATTCCGCACCGATGCCGGCGCCGAGTTAATCAGCGGCTCGTTCGGCTGGTTCAAGGGGGCCGAGAGCTACGCCTATACCGTGGAATTGGGTCACGGTCATTCATTATTGCCCGCCGAAAAGCAACGTATCGAGCAATCACAAGCCGAAAGCCGGCGCACGGCTAGGTTGCTTAGGCAGGAGGAAGCCCAAGCGGCTGCCGATAAGGCGCTGTCCATTTGGAACGCTTGCGGCGTGAATGGGCATTCCGCTTATTTGCAGCGCAAAAAGATTGCCGGGCTGGGTTGCCGATATTCGCGCGGCTCGGTCGTGATTCCGGTCCGGTCGTTCGACGGCAAGCTTCACGGCCTGCAATTCATCGACGCCGAAGGCAATAAGCGGTTTTTGACCGGTACCGTGAAAAAAGGCCATTTTTGCCCGCTGGCGAGCGTTAACGATCCTGACGGCTATATGGGTATAACTGAGGGTTACGCCACCGGCTGTACGGCGCACATGGCAACAGGCTGGCCGGTTTTTGTGGCCTTCGATGCCGGCAATCTGGAGCACGTCGCCGAAGCCGTGCGGCTGCGCTATCCGCACTCCAAAATCGTTCTGTTTGCCGACGACGATTTCGACCATCCCGACAATCCGGGCCGCGTCAAGGCCGAAGCCGCTGCGCGTGCCGTGGGTGGCGTGGCGGTGCTGCCACCGCATCAAGGCGAGGTGGCGTGA